TCCATGGCTTGGAACTAAGTAATATTGATAGATTAACTTGGATTTATTCAATATGGGAACATTTAGAAAATGAATCTGTGTATTCATAGATGACCTGTtttaaacaaatacacacacaagaaTTAGAACAGCAAACATAAACAGTTAACATGTGATTCACACGTACAGTCTGAAACAGCTGAACAGTCATCTTCAGGCTGACCCCTGGACAGTACTGTGGCTGCCATGTTTCCATACTTTTGCAATTCTTGTTGTGTTTTAACAGCTTGGTTGTCATTCTCTctgttttgttgtttcttgtGATGAAATGTCCTGTGTATGTTTTCTTTAATCCGATGCTTTGACAAGACACCTACTGCGTTTCAGCAATCAGCACTCCTTCGCAGGAGGGGAACTCTTGGACTTTAGAGTGGATTGCCTTGGTGGCAAGCTGAGCAGCAAGGGTCAGCCTGCAGTCACATGCTAGCACAAACATCCAATGATAGTCCTGTACTTCAACCTACGCTGCCAATGGGTCTGCGTCTGAGGTGGGCCTTATCATTTCTGAAGGACTATAAGACGTTTGGGAGGCCCAACGAAAGATACCATTCGATTTAAACTGTCCTGCAACTCAGGTGAGTGGTCCCGTTTCTTTCTCTGCCAAGGAAATCTTATGCTTGATGCGGTAAAACGTTTGTTTTTCTTGCAATATGTTGTTTAGTAGTGAGTCAGGTGTCTGCAAAAATGGGCATTCAATTATAGAGGGACATTCCTTCCCAACCACATTGTAAGCTGCTCATTTAAGCAGTATTGCTATGAGCAGTAGTTTAGAGAGTGATCTTTAGAGTGCTCGATAGATGTTTCATTACTGTTTTCCAAGAGGTAAACTGTCGATGTGAATCAAGATGATTCTTCTCAGGGATTTCAGAAAGGCAAATTAAGATGTAAATCAAAACAGAGTCCATGTCTAATTCAATTCCAAATTTGCTCAGACAGTCAGAACATGCAATTTCCTAGGGAGTCGGGGTAATGGGCATTTGGCGAACTACATTACTATTCAGACAATTTATTATGATATGAAATCTTGCTGATTTTAAATCTTCTTGAATTAACTGAGTTAAATTGAACTGATCTCAAACCTGCCACCGAGTGCACTTGTTTGTTATGCCAAGAGAAAAACCTTGAAACTACAAAATGCTTTAGAGACCGCCATCCTTCCATtcggcagtggtggaaaaagtactcaaatgtcatacttgagtaaaaggaaagataccttaatagaaaattactcaagtaaaagtgaaagtcacccagtaaaagaACCTTAAGTAAAAGTTTAGAAGTATtgggttttaaatgtacttaagtatagtgatggaaaaagtaataatttgtcatatttgagtaaaagtaaaaagtacATGCGACAGACctacatcaaattccttatattaagcaaaccagactgcacaatgttattgttttaatttaaggatagtcaggggcacactcccacactcagacataatttacaaacgcaGCATGTCTTTAGTGAGCCCGCCTGATCAGAGGCACTAGTGATGACAACGCTGAATTGGATCACATTGCtgtcctgcctgaccattcaaaatgtaacaagtactctGGTGTGCCAGGAAAATTGTATgggattaaaaaaaacatattttctttaggaatgtagtggagtaaaagtaaaagtagtcaaaaatataaatagtaaagtacagatgcagcaaaaaatgacttaagtagtacttcaaagtcaTTTTACTTAGTTCATTTACATCACTGCCATCCAGTGATCAAACCACGCCTCCACAGACCTATGAGGTCAAGCTAATTCTAccactctcttctctccttaGGTGCCCTACTCAACAGCCATGAAGTTCTCTCTTGCCGCCCTGGTTGTTGTGCTTGCTCTGGCACATGGTAAGAGAAAGTTTTTCATATCTGAAAGGTTCACTCTGTCTTTAGTTTCTCCCCTGTGGTAGCATTCGGAATTAAATACACAATCGCGGCTAAAAAAAAAGAATTTAAAAATCACATATATTTCATTCTGTATGTGGTTCTATAACTGCATTTCACATATGtgcaatatataatataataacagtGAGAGATATGCTTGATATGGAAATGTTATATTCCAGAGTTGGTGGATTTATTTTTAACGGCTGTATGTGTAGAGGGTCTTGTATGTGTTGTTGTATGCTGTATGGGCATAAATGGTTTGTGTACAATGTGGGCCTCTGTTAATGACGTTACCCTCTGGCTACCCCTAGGAAGCCAAGCAGCACAGTGCCCCGAGGCTGAGAAACTGACACAGTACTTCCAGGATCTGTCAGCTCAGCTGACCTCCACCACTCAGGAACTGGTGCAGAAGATCCAGTCAGAGTgagtgacatttttttttaactattaCATTATTTGATACACTTTTGAAGAACCAGCCCTTCCAACCAAGTCCTAAATAAAAAGTTGAAGAAAAAACACAAGTCATCCTCATTCTACTGCCTTATAATTTACAACAAAGAAACAATGAAGGGAGCAGCCAAAAGCAATGCAAAATAATGGATGTAGGGTCAAAAATAATATACACAAAAATTAGATGAAAAAAGGCCAATGGCCTGCAAAAGCATTAACAAGCAATGTGTTTTGATCCTATTTTTCAATAATATGTTTGGCACTACCTTAGTTTATATTGTATTCAGACCACTAATCACCCACTCCCTTCCGAACAGGACCTTCTTAGAGGATGGGAAGGCCCAGCTGCAGCAGATCCAGGCCAAGCTGGCACCACTGGCCGATGACATGCAGGCCCAGCTGAAGCCCCTGGCTGAGAACATGCAGGCTCAGCTCAAGCCTCTGGTCGACAACGTCCAGGCTCAGATAGAAGACCTCTTCCGCAAGGTGATGGACCAGACCAAGGCACTCAGCCAATAAAGCATCTCTTTTTCAACAACCTGACCCTTTTGGACCGAATCAACACAATTACAAGAAGCCAAAACCAGTCCACCAAGAATTGGAACCAGACAAACCTTCTGTTTAAGTCATTTGAATTTGTGCCAAGACCAATGTTGTTGACATgcaaagacagacagtagtaatctGGAACATCATTAAAACTTGTAAACTGGTCCTGTGGTCTCTATTGTAATTTGTTGTCTATTCATTTTCACAGAAATCAGTTTCCAATCATACATCCCTTAGCATGTTTGTTTTGTGTCTGATTATTGAAATCGGCTTCATTTCTCAATTTAGGAATTATAGTTTCAATAATAACCCATTTTACCTCATCACTACCAACCCATTCTCTCAATAAAAAAATCACTACACTTCCctctttatttatttggacagtgaagctaaatgtttaaatttggcgctctgctccagcattttggatttgagatcaaatgtttcatatgaggcgacagtacaaaatgtcaccttttatctgagggtattttcatacatatcggtTTTCCCGTTAAGAATAAAAAGAAGGGAAGAACCGGATTGTGGCTACATGGTATACAAACAACTACAGACGGAAGTGAGGCATAAATCGTCAAAATGTTAGTTTCGCAGAGAATTTGAGCATTttaactaaccctaaacctaaccattgttttaaccttaacctaattatcctaacctgctacattaagTATCCTAACCCACTGCGTAAGTTCTCCTCTCCTACTATGAAAAGTAAATTCTGTTTGTAGCTGTATACCATCTAAGACATTTTCTCAAATAATACAGACGCTAGAATGATTTAACGATACGCGCAAGTGTCTAATGCAGAAGACCTGCAACATTTCAACAAGTTATCAACAAAAGTTGTTTTGAGTGAGggaaagtaaaaataaatgttgtgcTCATTTTTTTAAGGTTCTAAACATATGTTATTTTCTTAACCGATCTAGTGACTAAATTACAGCATAGGTTGAAAATATATTGACAGCTAGTCTTGGATGCTAACCAAGGAGAAGGtacaggagagaggggtggggcgGAAGTAACATTGGTAGGGCACAGAAGTGACAGATATTGTGCACTTCTCGCCAGACTTCCAACCCAAGCCTGTGTTACTTTGGCCCAcagcaggtacaaaagtaacgTTGCAGTAGTTCTGTTCTCTGTCTATTTCATTTGAAGTCCTTTAATAACCTAGAAATGAAATTACAGTTGCTAGAGGACATGTATAAGTTGTTTATAATAAAATATGGTGGCTTTAGCTCTAACAATCTCTGAGTAAATAAGTGTTACTTACGCCCCGGTTCTCCcccactttatgtatctagtccctccatttgaagaagtcataagtatttggacaaattcacttatagtcTATGAAAGTAATCAAACATTTACCATTTGGTCCCATATTAATAGCACGTAATGACGACGTCAAGCTTGTTACTACAAACTGGTTGGATAAAAATAATACTTAATATTAATATCACACCTAAAGTCTTCTACCTGCCTTCTCGATTCTGGAGAAATTGGTTTTCAAACAGCTACATAATTTTAAAGTCCCAATTGTATTTTTTTGAATTTCTAATCTGGATTTTGTGACCCCCATAGCTCAGAGATGCTTTTGTGGCATATTTTAAGATCAACATAGACGTCAAAAAGCTCTTCCTTGTCTTGGATTTGAGTGCAGCATTTGATACTGTTgaccatgatgtccttctggacagaCTTCTCCAGTCCTTAACTGGTTTAGGACCTATTTAACCGGTCAAGAGTCTTTTGTAACTCAGAGTAAATAGATATCACGTGTGGTGTTTCACAAGGTTCAATATTGGCTCCGGTTCTGTTCAGTTTATATATGTTACCCCTTGGCAGGGTTAACAGAAAGCACGGCTATGCAGCCAATACACAACTTTAAAGGATTTgaccattggtcaactgcaaaacatacagaatgcagCAGCACGGgcactgaccaagaccagatggAGAGCACACAATACACCCATATTAAATCCTCTGCATTGGTTGTCTGAGTTTTAGAATAGATTTTTACATCACTTAACGACCGTGCACCCCAATACATGACATACATGCTTTAAAGgtagcatgtgcagaccagctggctggtgtgtttacggacatattcaatcaattctTATCCccgtctgctgttcccacatgcttcaagagggccaccattgtttctgttcccaagaaagctaaggtaactgagctaaatgactatctccCCGTAACACTCACtcccgtcatcatgaagtgctttgagagacaagtcaaggaccatatcacctctaccctacctaacaccctagacacactccaatttgcttaccgccccaataggtccacagatgacgcaatcacactgaacactgccctaacccatctggacaagaggaatacctatgtaagaatgctgttcatcgactacagctcagcatttaacaccatagtaccctcgaaACTCGTCATCaaactcgagaccctgggtctcgaccccacactgtgcaactgggtcctggacttcctgacgggccaccccaggtggtgaaggtaggtaacaacatctccaccccgctgaacctcaacactggggccccacaagggtgagttctcagccctctcctgtactccgttcacccatgactgcgtgaccatgctcgcctccaactcaatcatcaagtttgcagacgacactacagtggtaggcttgattaccaacaacgacgagacggcctacagggaggaggtgagggccctcggagtgtggtgtcaggaaaataacctcacactcaatgtcaacaaaacaaaggagatgatcgtggacttcaggaaacagcagagggagcagcccccgatccacatcaatgggacagtagtggagaaggtggaaaggtttaagttcctcggcatacacatcacggacaaactgaaatggtccacccacacagacagcgtggtgaagaaggcgcagcagctcctagtgaggttgggcactgatgttgggcgattaggcctggctcatagtcggcattccaattcatcccaaaggtcttcaatggggttgagatcagggctctgtgcaggccagtcaagttcttccacatcgatgtcgacaaaccatttctgtatggatctcgctttgttcacagggcattgtcatgctgaaacaagaaagggccttccccaaactgttgccacaaagttggaagcacggaATAGTCTAGAGTATCACGTATGctgcagcgttaagatttcccttcattggaacaaaggagcccaaaccatgaaaaacagccccagaccattattcctcctccaccaaactttacagttgataCTATGCATTTgggaaggtagcgttctcctggcagattatccatcggactgccagattgtgaagtgtgattcatctccccagagaaagcgtttccactgctccagagtccaatagcagcgagcattacaccactccagccgacattCGGCATTGAGCATGGTTATCTGTGTGGTTACTCGGCCATGAAAACccttttcatgaagctcccaatgaacagttcttgtgctgatgttgcttccagaggcagtatgAAATTCAGTagcgagtgttgcaactgaggacagacaattgtcagcacttggcggtcc
This genomic window from Oncorhynchus clarkii lewisi isolate Uvic-CL-2024 chromosome 32, UVic_Ocla_1.0, whole genome shotgun sequence contains:
- the LOC139392387 gene encoding type-4 ice-structuring protein-like, which encodes MKFSLAALVVVLALAHGSQAAQCPEAEKLTQYFQDLSAQLTSTTQELVQKIQSETFLEDGKAQLQQIQAKLAPLADDMQAQLKPLAENMQAQLKPLVDNVQAQIEDLFRKVMDQTKALSQ